A genomic segment from Nocardiopsis sp. Huas11 encodes:
- the groL gene encoding chaperonin GroEL (60 kDa chaperone family; promotes refolding of misfolded polypeptides especially under stressful conditions; forms two stacked rings of heptamers to form a barrel-shaped 14mer; ends can be capped by GroES; misfolded proteins enter the barrel where they are refolded when GroES binds): MAAKLIAFDEEARRGLERGMNQLADAVKVTLGPKGRNVVLEKKWGAPTITNDGVSIAKEIELEDPWEKIGAELVKEVAKKTDDVAGDGTTTATVLAQALVREGLRNVAAGANPIGLKRGIEAAVARINEELGNLSKEVETKEQIASTASISAGDTQIGETIAEAMDKVGKEGVITVEEGQTFGLELELAEGMRFDKGYISPYFATDLERMETVLEDPYILIVNSKISNNNEFLPVVEKVLQSGRPLMVIAEDVEQGALQTLVVNKIRGTFKSVAVKAPGFGDRRKAQLGDIAVLTGGQVITEEVGLKLENTELDLLGRARKVVVTKDETTIVDGAGDATAIAGRVNEIRNEIERTDSDYDREKLQERLARLAGGVAVIKAGAATEVELKERKHRIEDAVRNAKAAVEEGILPGGGVALLQASVPAFEKLDLQGDEAIGADIVRRSIAEPLKQIAINAGLEGGVVAERVRNLEPGFGFNAATGEYTDLFKDGVIDPTKVTRSALQNAASIAGLFLTTEAVIADKPEKGGAPAADPTGGMGGMDF, encoded by the coding sequence ATGGCAGCCAAACTGATCGCGTTCGACGAGGAGGCCCGTCGCGGCCTCGAGCGCGGCATGAACCAGCTCGCTGACGCCGTCAAGGTCACGCTCGGCCCGAAGGGTCGCAACGTCGTCCTGGAGAAGAAGTGGGGCGCCCCCACGATCACCAACGACGGTGTCTCCATCGCCAAGGAGATCGAGCTCGAGGACCCGTGGGAGAAGATCGGGGCCGAGCTGGTCAAGGAGGTCGCCAAGAAGACCGACGACGTCGCGGGTGACGGCACCACCACCGCCACCGTGCTGGCCCAGGCTCTCGTACGCGAGGGTCTGCGCAACGTCGCCGCGGGCGCCAACCCGATCGGTCTCAAGCGCGGCATCGAGGCCGCCGTGGCTCGCATCAACGAGGAGCTCGGCAACCTCTCCAAGGAGGTCGAGACCAAGGAGCAGATCGCCTCCACCGCCTCCATCTCCGCCGGTGACACGCAGATCGGCGAGACCATCGCCGAGGCGATGGACAAGGTCGGCAAGGAAGGCGTCATCACCGTCGAGGAGGGCCAGACCTTCGGGCTCGAGCTGGAGCTCGCCGAGGGTATGCGCTTCGACAAGGGCTACATCTCGCCCTACTTCGCCACCGACCTTGAGCGCATGGAGACGGTCCTCGAGGACCCCTACATCCTCATCGTCAACTCCAAGATCTCCAACAACAACGAGTTCCTGCCCGTTGTCGAGAAGGTCCTGCAGTCCGGCCGTCCGCTGATGGTCATCGCCGAGGACGTCGAGCAGGGTGCCCTGCAGACCCTCGTCGTGAACAAGATCCGCGGCACCTTCAAGTCCGTCGCCGTCAAGGCTCCGGGCTTCGGCGACCGCCGCAAGGCCCAGCTCGGCGACATCGCCGTGCTGACCGGCGGCCAGGTCATCACCGAAGAGGTCGGCCTCAAGCTCGAGAACACCGAGCTCGACCTGCTCGGCCGCGCCCGCAAGGTCGTCGTCACCAAGGACGAGACCACCATCGTGGACGGTGCCGGTGACGCCACCGCGATCGCCGGTCGCGTGAACGAGATCCGCAACGAGATCGAGCGCACCGACTCCGACTACGACCGCGAGAAGCTGCAGGAGCGCCTGGCGCGCCTGGCCGGCGGCGTGGCCGTCATCAAGGCCGGTGCCGCGACCGAGGTGGAGCTCAAGGAGCGCAAGCACCGCATCGAGGACGCCGTCCGCAACGCCAAGGCCGCGGTCGAGGAGGGCATCCTGCCCGGTGGCGGCGTCGCGCTGCTCCAGGCCAGCGTCCCCGCGTTCGAGAAGCTGGACCTGCAGGGCGACGAGGCCATCGGTGCCGACATCGTTCGCCGCTCCATCGCCGAGCCGCTGAAGCAGATCGCCATCAACGCCGGCCTCGAAGGCGGCGTCGTGGCGGAGCGTGTCCGCAACCTGGAGCCCGGTTTCGGCTTCAACGCCGCGACCGGTGAGTACACCGACCTGTTCAAGGACGGCGTCATCGACCCGACCAAGGTCACCCGCTCCGCACTGCAGAACGCGGCCTCCATCGCTGGTCTGTTCCTGACCACCGAGGCCGTCATCGCCGACAAGCCGGAGAAGGGCGGGGCTCCGGCCGCCGACCCGACCGGTGGCATGGGCGGCATGGACTTCTAG